The genome window TTGACGAGTGTAAGTATGTTCTCTGACATTTATTTCTCTGTTTCCAATTTTTTTTCTACATATTTCGAAAGCACCATAAGCGCGGAGCACATTATCAAATAGAGGAGGGCTACCACTGTATAGACTTCAAAACTCCTAAAAGTTGAGTAGATAATCTGGTTACCCGCCCGCATCAATTCAGTAATCGTCACCAGAGAGGCTATGGATGAATTTTTGAGGGTGATGATGAACTGATTGAGGAGTGATGGTACAATAATCCTGATGACCTGGGGAGCTATGATGCGAATCATCGCTTTAGGATAGCTCATACCCAGACTCTCGGCTGCTTCCATCTGTCCTGTATCTATGGCGATAATGCCTGAACGGATAATCTCAGAAATATAGGCCGCTGTATTGAGCCCTATCCCGAGTATACCCGCTGTCATGCTCGACATTTCAATTCCTAATTGAGGTAAACCAAAATAAAGAATGAAGAGTTGAACAAGCAGGGGGGTTCCACGTACGACCCATATATAGGCCATGCTAAATGCCCGGAACAGCTTTATGGACGAAAGCCGAAATAGTGCAAGCACGATTCCAATCAACATTCCAATCAGCAGGGATGCTAAAGATATTTCTAGAGTCACTAAGCATCCATTTAGCAAATTGGGTATTTTATTTATTACGACCGAATAGTCAAGATTCATGTTTTTTAGGTCCTTTTACTGTTCCGGGTATCAATTATATTTAATTTCCAATAATCCAACGGTCGTAAATCTCGTCCATGGTTCCATCTGCAGAGAATTCTTCCAGGTTTTTATTGATAAAAGCCAAAAGTTCTGCATCTCCTTCCTTGACGGCAATTCCCAATTTAGCGGATGTAAAGGGTTCTCCAACGATCTTGAGTCCATCAATAGTCTTATTGAATTCAAGCTGGTTGAGCAGGTCATTGACTGCCGCGTCGATACGTCCAGTCTGTAGGTCCAGCATGTAATCGACTGTTTCGTTATAGCTTACAATCTCGAAGTCAGCACCTTCATCCAATAAATCCTGAAGTACGGCTTCTGATGTTGCGCCCATTTTGGCTCCGACTCTCAATCCTGTGAGATCGTCTGTAGATTTTATGGTCTCATTGTCTGAGGGAACGACCAGTACCATTCCAGTTTCCATATAGGGTGTTGCAAAATCGACAACTTCTTCACGAGCTGGTTTGATGTACATCGCTGCACAAACAACATCGGCTTTACCTGCTTGCAGAGATGGAATCAGGGAGGTGAAATCCATATCTACCACTTCAAGTTCCACACCGAGTTTATCAGCCATAAGGCGCATAAGATCGATGTCATAACCAACCATTTCATTGGTTTCTTCATCTAAAAATTCAAATGGAATGTAGTTTCCTGTGGCAAGTACAAGCTTACCGCTTTCCTGAATCTCTTCAAGTCTGCTTAGTTCTGACATTTCTTCTGTGCCACCATTGGCAAATACACTTGCTGTAGACAGGATCATAGCCAGCAGGATTAGTAAAATATTCTTTCGTAACATTCAGATTCTCCTTCGTAATATAGAACATGTTACAAAAGGAGAGTGCAAAAAACGTGCCAAGTAGGTTTGGAGGGGTCCTGATGGTTTTACTCTTTGAGTTTTATACAAATGAGTAAGAACTATAAGACATATATTGCCAAAATGTAGGAATTGGACCATACAAGTGAATCCCTGGTGGAATATGAATGCCGAAATACAGTAATTCCAGTTGGTCATGATAAGAAGCTATTTGTATAACGCTCCCATAAATCAGTACAGCCTCTTTAACGAGGCTGTAAATAAATTTGTATTAAGCTCCAACTCTTTGTATAAAAATTGTATAAAAGAGAGGAATTTTTATTTACAGCCCCGAATGTCTGTTACAGCTTAAGCGTTCTTACAATGCCTTTACTGCTGCATTGGCATCATCGAATTTTTTTAAGGTCTCTTCCGATGGTTTTTTAGTTAAAAGGCTTACAACTACAATAGCTGCGAATGCCAGGATAAACCCGGGGAGAAGTTCATAAAAATATTCACCTTCGATGGATATGTAGTTTTTAACAACAAAAATTGTTACAGAACCTACGATCATTCCTGCCAGAGCCCCTTTTCCTGTCATGGCTCTCCAGCTAAGGGCCAGTATTACAAGGGGGCCGAAGGCTGCTCCGAATCCACCCCAGGCATACCCCACCATGTTGAGAATATTCCCAGAATCTCTAGATGAAATAATAAAAGCCAACACCGCAAATCCAACAACACCAAGACGGCTTATGAGTGCCTTACTTTTTTCATCTTTTTTCTGAATAAAGGGGACATCTTCGGTGAGGGAAGATGTGAGCACAAGAAGCTGAGAGTCGGCGGTAGACATCACCGCAGCCAGGACGGCTGCCAGTACCAGTCCTCCAAAAATCGGATGAAAAAGGGCAGACGTCAAGGCCAGGAAGACTCTTTCACTGTTCCCGTCGGGACCACCGACACCTTCCAGGGGATGTATTGCATTGTAACCAATTCCGATCAGACCGATTGAAATGGCCATAATGAGGGACACTACCATCCAGCTAATACCAATTCTCCGGGCGCTTTTCACGGACTGAATATCCTTGATTCCGATAAATCTTGTAAGGATGTGGGGCTGACCAAAGTATCCGAATCCCCAGGCCATCAATGAAATGGCTGTGATCCACCCGGTGGAAAATTTAAATGCATCAGGATTGATTGAACTAATTTCAACACCCGAACCGTTGATAGCAAAAAAGCCGAGAAGCGCACAGAATATGAGGGCGGCCAGCATCAAAAGACCCTGGATTAGATCTGTCCAGCATACAGCCATATAGCCTCCCAGAAAGGTATATGATACGACAACCAGAGTTGTGATAATAAGACCCATCTGCTCAGTTGCACCGAAGGTATGTGCAAAAAGAAGAGTTCCTCCCTTTAACCCCGAAGCAACATAGAGTGTAAAGAAAAAGAGAATCACAAGAGTTGAAACAATTTTTAAAATCCCGGATTTATCATCAAATCGATTGGATATGAAGCTAGGCAGGGTGAGTGCTTCCATATTTTCTGACATAGCTCTCAGACGTCCAGCTACAATAAGCCAATTAAAATAAGCACCAATAGCGAGTCCAAGAGATATCCATACACCCTCAATAAGGCCGCTGGCAAATACGGCTCCAGGAAGTCCCAAAAGAAGCCAGCTTGACATATCTGAAGCACCCGCAGAAATGGCAGATGTAAAAGGGCCAATGGTTCTTCCGCCAATCAGATAATCTTCATTACTGCCAGTCCTTTTCATGTAGTAGTATCCGATGCCCAGCATCAGAATAAGATAGAGTGCAAACTGCACATAAAGAATCGTCATGTGTTACTCCTGGAAAATAAGATGGGTTAATAAATTTATAGTTATTTATAGCTAATCATAGGAATAGTGCAATAATATGTCAATTACTTTGTATATTTATACAAGTCCCTGAGTCAGGAGCGGTATCCAAAAGTGAGGGGCGCAAACCCATCCCGTCACCGATTTATCTGTATGAAAATATAGAATGAATGCTTAGAAGGGCTGTAGGCACAAGGGGATCTCCTATGCATTCATTTGGCTTGTCTTTACAGTTCAGTTCCATCCGAAATCTGACCAACTGAATATGTCTAAAAGGAGAGTCAAATAGACAATCCGAGTTTGTTCTCATTTTTTGGAGTGTATATTGTGGGTTGGGAGAATACTCCTCTCTATCGTTTCTTTATTTCCCGATGTTGAAATCTTTATGTTTGAATCTATAATTGTTGTAGTCATTCTTGAACCTATTAGAAGGAGCACACCAGCTTAAGTCCTTTAAAGAGTGGCTGAAACCACTAGGTTTGAAGCCGGACAGTCTCTTAAAATTGATTTGACTGCTGCAGATGAGGAGGTTCACCTTTCCTTATAGCCTTCCATAATGCATAGAAACTCTCCATCCACAGATATTTTTGGTTTGATCAGAGGACCTCTTTGGTTTTGAATTCAGAGGCATTTTGAGATATTTCTAAGATTTCAGAATAATTTTCTTTGCTAATGTTTTCAATTCGCGTCAGGCTTTCTCCCAGCTCTTCAATTTTCTTTTCAATGGATGAGACCGATTCGGCTGTTGCAGTCCCGGCTGTTTTCTGCTTGTGAACTGCCTCGGAGATGGAATCCTTAAGCTCCAGTATTTCAGCAGCAAAGCTTTTCACCTGATTAGACACTTCCTGAATTGTTTCAAGGCTTTTTAATATAAGTAAGCTCCCTTCATTCAGTTCTTTGGCAGAACTGCCTATCTGAGAAAAGACCTGTGCAACATTTTTGATATTCTGTCTTACATCATGAAATCCTGTGTCTGTTTGCCCTGCTGCTTTTGAGGCTTCTTCTATGGTTCCGGTGATACTTTGTATATTCTTTTGGACAATCAGGGATTGATCCGCTGAAAGTTCGGCCAGCTTCCGTATCTCCTCAGCTACCACTGAAAACCCTTTTCCAGCCTCTCCTGCATGGGCTGCTTCTATGGCTGCATTCATTGAAAGAAGATTGGTCTGGCTAGAAATATTGGAAATGAGCTCATTGGCTTCAAGGAGTTTGCCAGATTCTGAAAGGATCTCACTAATAAGGGATGAGACCGTTGATAATGATTCTATTCCCTGTTCTGAAGATTGTTCCATGGCACTTATCGTTTCTTCAGATCGCACTGTTAGCTGATTAATGGATGAAATTCCTGCTGCCATCTCTTCTATTGCCGAAGTAGAGCTGTTCATGGCCGTCATTTGGTTGTTGAGTGATATATCCAGTTCGGAAATATTCTCATTCATGCTCAGTACTGAATCTTCTGATAGCATTCTGTATTCTTCCTGCTGACTGTACAGCTCCCTCATTGTCGAGAACGAATTGTTCATTTCTTTCATATCCCGGAGGTTCTGTGCAATTTCATTTTCGAGATTCTCGCTCTTCAGATTTATGGTGCGGATTCTCTGCTTTAACTGATTCATAAAGAAAGAAATCCTATCAATTATCTGGTTAAAACTGTTCGCTAGGATATGAGTCTGATCCAGAAATAATGCCTTTTGATTTGACTTAAATCCAATACTAAAATCCATACCCTTTGTTTTATCCATAAAAGTCGCCAATAGGCTGATGGGGTGAAGCGATCTGGTGATGCGTATAAATATGAATGTTATTAATACTAAGAACGCACCGAGAAAGAGGATTATAAACTTATTTCTAACATCAATGAATATGGTTTCCAATTTAGTACTTATCACAGCCAGAGAGCTGTCAACATCGTCTATGTAGGCTCCGGTTCCAATCCACAGATTTGTGTTGTTGACCATTTTTGATGTACCCAGTTTTGGAAACATGGTCTGTGGGTCTTCTCCCGGTTTCGACCAATAAAATTTGAGAAACATTTCTCCAGCAGAGGCATTCTTATCCAGCTCTCTGATTATATATTGCGATCCGTCGGGGGACTGTAAATCCCAGAGGTTTTTTCCTTCATTTGAAGGAGTCTGACCATGGATGAAATTTATACCGGATCCTTTTTCATAGGCATAGAAGTATCCATCACCATCAAAGCGGACAGGGTCCATGATCTTAACAGACAAATCTTTTTTTTCTTCCTCTGTTAAAGAGTCAACATCATTTAATGCAGAGAGAATCCCTGCAGCTGTTTCAGTGACACTGCCTAGTTCTTTCTCGTAGCCTTCGAGGATTAAATCATGACAAATTGATTCGATCGAAGATGTAATCTGATCTGTAATACTATGAATCATAAAGAATGAGAATACAGAAAAGAAAAGAAACAAAAGGGCTAGGGGGATCGTTATCTTATAATTAATTCCGAGATATTTTTTCATTTGATTGTTATCCATTTAATTTTAATAATTTACAGAAATATACTTTATATTAAATCTATGATTGTAACTATGGGGAAATAATCATTGTTTGTAAAATCAGATTCTGAATTCCTGGTTTTACACCAAGCAACTTTTTTTAGGAGGGCAGCATTAGCTATAGGTCTTTTTCCTTGTACTAAATTGTAAACTTATCCACCTCGCCTCCTAAGGTCTCTATGGCTTCCTTTGTGCTCCGGCTGATATCATTGACGCTATTCACGGCAATAGCAATCTGTTCAGAACCTGATGACATCTCATTCATACTGTTTGCGATCTCCTGAGTTATGGAGTTGAGGGTCTTGCTTTCATGGATGACCTGTTGGCTGCTCTTGAGCATTTCACCTGAACCAGATTTCACTTGGCTTGTTATCTCATTCAGTAGCCCGATAGCCTCAAAAATCTCTCTACTGCCGCTGCTTTGTTCATCCATAGCATTTTGGATTTCCTGTCCTAGTTGAGTCACGATCTTTATTTTTGAATCCATATCTTCAAATTGAATTAAAACTGCCTCGGTAGAAGTAGATATTCTATCCATGGCTTCTTTGATTTTTTTCAGAGAAATGGAAATAGTTTTTGATTGACTGCCGGAGGATTCAGCCAGTTTCCGAATTTCATCTGCAACAACAGCAAATCCTTTCCCTGAATCCCCTGCATGGGCGGCTTCGATCGCAGCATTCATGGATAGGAGATTCGTCTGGCTGGCGATACTTTGTATCATTGAGCTTATTTCCAGTAGGCCTTCAGACTCTTTTGTCACTGCCCGGATATCGGCAGAAATGACTGTTAGATTAGTTCTCCCAGAGGAAGATGCTTTGGTGAGTTCTTCCATATTCTCTGTATTTCTTATCAGGTTTTGCGTGACCGACTGAATATTTGATAACATTTCCTCAATAGCAGAGGATGATTGGCTTACATTGGAAGCTTGTTGCTCAATATGAGAATCAAGCTGTTGAATATTTCGAGTAATCTGTTCCATGGCTGAGCTTGATTCTTCTACACTGGCAGACTGATTGATTGTCTGATTTTTGATACTCTTAATATTGGCGCTTATCTGATTTATGGAGGCAGCGGTCTCTGTCATATTCGATGATAAATCCAATCCAAGAGATGTGAGCGTCCCTGTTTGTTCTTTTATGGATTGAACCAGAAGGCGGGTGTTGTCAGAAAGTGAATCAAATTCCCGGGAGAGATCGCCGAACTCATCGGTTCTTTTCCGCAGTTTTTCAGCCATGGAGCTTGTAAAGTCACCTTGGGCCATTTCTTTTGCATGTTTGACAATGTTCTTTATCGGTACTACGACACTTCTCGTTATGATGAATGCAATTACCAATCCAGCCAGTAATGAAATCAAGAAGGCTATGATTAATAAATTGAGAGAGGTTGTTACATTTGTGTTTGCTTTTTTCAGGGCAGTTTCCATATTCCTTGCCATGACATCATTCAATTTCTGTATTTCTTCATTGATATTTTCTGCGTAGGGATCAAACTTTTCCATGTAAATGTTTCCAGCATTGGTCCCTTTGTTTATATAGGTTTCCGCCATTAGTTTGCCAATGGAATAGTAGTCATCAAAATTTATTCTGATTATTCTTATTTCTTCCTGAATCTCCGGCATTAAAATCATAAGTTCATTGAGTTGTTCTTCGAATAGGGCTGCGTATTTTTCAGCTTCATCAAAACCGTCATCAAAACCAGGGGCTCCGCGGGTTGCACTGATGTCTGTAAGCCATTGCTGTACTTGAATAACACTGATCTTGAGTTCTTTGGAAATCTCTGTACTTTTGTACGTTTTGGCGTAGATTTCGTTAGTCAGGGTTTTCGATTCCCTCAGTAAAAGAATTACTGGAACGAGTCCCGCAAGAAATACCATTTCTACTGCGAGGAATCCTATGATGAGTGTTGACTTTGTTTTTCTATTTTTAAAAATCATATTCTGTCCTCAGGATGATGGAGTATCGTTTTATAGTTTCAGAGTCGCTATCATGCCATCAAAAAGCTCAAATAATCCACATTTTTGTAAAAAAAATATAGTTTTAATAATATTTGTTAATCGAAAAAATTATCGTGATTGATGATATTATTTCTGTGTGCTGCTTGCTGTCTTTAGTGGGCGGGAAAGGAACAGGGGAAATAATGGAGTTTTTTTAAAATTCTAACTTCTGATGAGATTCATTATCAGAACTATTGGTTAGATAAAGTTCATAATTATAGAGTTAATATCTGTTTGCCAGAATCCTCATCATGAGTGCCTCTTCATGGTGAGGATTCCTATCTTTATCAATCATCAGGACTTCTGAATCTATCCATCGTTCTAAAGCCTGACTGATCAGTTCCGGACGTACCACTACTATGCTGCAGTCATCTTTCTGTAAGTCTATTCTGGACAACCCCGCTGTCCAGCCTTGCTCTCTTTCAAACTCAAGTATCCCTGCTTCATCGAGTATAAATAGGTTGCACTTTGGTGTTTTCATGATCTGCGAATTGCCCCATGTTATGGCAGAAGGGTCAAAAATCCACTGTCTTGTGCTAAGTTCTCTGTTTCCTTGATTAGTCATGACCTGAAACGACTTGTTAAACTCTGCAAGCCGGCGGGTTTCACTTGAGAACAGGTCCAGGGCTCTAAGCTCGTCTTTCCTGCTCGTCAGGGTGATGATGCCCGCGACGGTCATCTCTCTTGTCCTGGCTTTCTTGTATAAGCTGCGACAGAACGTGGTCTTTCCGGCTTCTCTGTCTCCTGTGAGGATAAATCTTTTCATTCTGGTCTTTGTGGGGATTGGCCCCAAATCAGAACGGTTCGTTTGTCAATGGTTCTGATTTTTACAGGAACATTGTAGAGGCTTGTCAGGTTCTTCTCATTTAAAATCTTTTCAGAAGGTCCCGAATGAATCACCGAACCATTCTTAAGAAGGATGGCATGATCTGCCAGTCTAAGTACGAGTTCCGGGTCATGGGACGTAAAAAATAGGCTTATTCCTTTTTCTTTTAAGGTCCTTAGTATTTTGAGTATTTTCTCTCTGTTTTGAAGGTCGAGGTGGGATGCCGGTTCATCCAGGAGTAGGAGTTCGGGCTGCTGTGTCAAAGCTCTGGCCAATAGAACCAACTGCTTTTCTCCTCCGCTTAAGCGTGATACTTTTCTATCAACAAGGTGGTCAATACCCGCCTCACTTAGGGCGTCTCTGGCGATTGCTTCATCCTTAGCTCCCGGTGTCCCCAGGGGGGGGAGATAGGGAACCCGACCCAATAGAATGTATTCAAGAACTGAATAATCAAATTGAACGACTTCGTCTTGAGGAACCAGGGCCATAAATTGTCCTCTATTTTTGGAATTCCAACGCATAATTGGATGATTCTGAAGCAGAACCTCACCACTTTGAGGAGAACGCCAACCGAGAGCGAGGTCCATAATGGTTGTCTTTCCAGCTCCGTTGGGGCCCAACAAAGCTGTGGCCCTGCCTTCGGGGACCTGCATGTTCAATGAGGGAAAAAGAGGTGGGTTTTTAGAATGCCAATGAAATCTGACATTCCTGAATTCTATGATCTTTTTCATGTAAGCCCTCTCATAAATGTCTCCTGAGAGGTGAAAAAACCATGAGGAGAGTGAAGATCAGGGCTCCCGCTAGTGAGGTCAGAATTCCCAAGGGAATCTCTCCCGTGCTGATGGTCCTGGCTGTATCATCGCTGATTAGGGCGAAAATACCGCCAGTAATAAGAGCTGTCGGAACGGATTTTGCCGTGTCGCTGCCGGCGACTCTTCTGGCTATATGAGGAATGATCAAACCGATCCAACCAATGATTCCACAGTACGAGACTACTGCCGCCGTTGCCAGTACAGCCATAAAGAGGAAAATGTTTTTTTCCAGGATCGGAGATATACCCAGAGAGTGAGCTGTTCTGTCTCCCATGGAAAGAAGATTCAGCCGCCATCTTAATATGAAAATTAGAATAAGGACCGGGACAGTAAAGGGAATCAAATATTTTAATTCAGTCCAACCAATCCCCGAGAGTCCACCCATCATCCAGAAGGTTATCTCCTGTAGTTGGCTTCTGGGGTCTGCCAGATATTTTAAAATACCCAGGCCCGATGAGAACACCGCTGATACTATAATTCCTGATAAAATGAGGCGAATGATCCATCCGCCAAAGCGGATGGCTTTGGCCAGAGACCAAGCCAATCCCAAAGCCAGCAAAGAGAATAGAGCTGCCGAGAAGGGAAGGGCCAGAGGACTTTTTACATTGAGGACAATCATTAGTCCTGCCCCAAAGGCCGCCCCTTGAGACACGCCCAGAATCCCCGGTTCCACAAGAGGGTTGCCAAGAATTGTTTGAAAGACCAAGCCTGTCAATGCCAGTGTGCTGCCGAGAATTACAGCTGCTATAATGCGGGGAAGCCTCAGGTTTAGGATAATATTCCAGGCAATAGGATTCCTGATAGCCTCATCCAATCCTATGAACCCCGGCTTTGGATAGCGTCCCAGAAGCAGCGATCCGAAGACCAGAACCACCAGGAGCAGTATGAGGAGGATATTTTTTACCCATACAGGCTTTTTTTCCCCCACGGTTCTATTCTAGCCCTTCTACTATAGGATAAATTTTGTTGCTGTAATCTTCTTCTGAGATATCGTAGAAATCGGCAAAGAATTGTTGAGCCTTAAGATTCATGTCTGTTTCGGGAAAAATCTCATTATGAGACACAAACGCCATCCATTGCAGTCCCAGGAGCCAGCGGGGATCCGGCTGGTCCCAGCTATGAAAATCCATGGGGAAAGGATGGATCTCCCCTCCCTGATTCACGCTCAGTTCCATCCAGTAGGGATTCTCTTTCATGATATTGAGAACTTCGGAGACAGGCGTCCTATAGGAGATGAGAAAAATCTGATCAGGATTCCAGGCGGCTATCTGTTCAAATCCAACTGTTGTCCATCGTGTTCCCATATCTGCATCGGTCCAAA of Oceanispirochaeta crateris contains these proteins:
- a CDS encoding ABC transporter ATP-binding protein — its product is MKKIIEFRNVRFHWHSKNPPLFPSLNMQVPEGRATALLGPNGAGKTTIMDLALGWRSPQSGEVLLQNHPIMRWNSKNRGQFMALVPQDEVVQFDYSVLEYILLGRVPYLPPLGTPGAKDEAIARDALSEAGIDHLVDRKVSRLSGGEKQLVLLARALTQQPELLLLDEPASHLDLQNREKILKILRTLKEKGISLFFTSHDPELVLRLADHAILLKNGSVIHSGPSEKILNEKNLTSLYNVPVKIRTIDKRTVLIWGQSPQRPE
- a CDS encoding transporter substrate-binding domain-containing protein, translating into MLRKNILLILLAMILSTASVFANGGTEEMSELSRLEEIQESGKLVLATGNYIPFEFLDEETNEMVGYDIDLMRLMADKLGVELEVVDMDFTSLIPSLQAGKADVVCAAMYIKPAREEVVDFATPYMETGMVLVVPSDNETIKSTDDLTGLRVGAKMGATSEAVLQDLLDEGADFEIVSYNETVDYMLDLQTGRIDAAVNDLLNQLEFNKTIDGLKIVGEPFTSAKLGIAVKEGDAELLAFINKNLEEFSADGTMDEIYDRWIIGN
- the putP gene encoding sodium/proline symporter PutP, giving the protein MTILYVQFALYLILMLGIGYYYMKRTGSNEDYLIGGRTIGPFTSAISAGASDMSSWLLLGLPGAVFASGLIEGVWISLGLAIGAYFNWLIVAGRLRAMSENMEALTLPSFISNRFDDKSGILKIVSTLVILFFFTLYVASGLKGGTLLFAHTFGATEQMGLIITTLVVVSYTFLGGYMAVCWTDLIQGLLMLAALIFCALLGFFAINGSGVEISSINPDAFKFSTGWITAISLMAWGFGYFGQPHILTRFIGIKDIQSVKSARRIGISWMVVSLIMAISIGLIGIGYNAIHPLEGVGGPDGNSERVFLALTSALFHPIFGGLVLAAVLAAVMSTADSQLLVLTSSLTEDVPFIQKKDEKSKALISRLGVVGFAVLAFIISSRDSGNILNMVGYAWGGFGAAFGPLVILALSWRAMTGKGALAGMIVGSVTIFVVKNYISIEGEYFYELLPGFILAFAAIVVVSLLTKKPSEETLKKFDDANAAVKAL
- a CDS encoding methyl-accepting chemotaxis protein, coding for MIFKNRKTKSTLIIGFLAVEMVFLAGLVPVILLLRESKTLTNEIYAKTYKSTEISKELKISVIQVQQWLTDISATRGAPGFDDGFDEAEKYAALFEEQLNELMILMPEIQEEIRIIRINFDDYYSIGKLMAETYINKGTNAGNIYMEKFDPYAENINEEIQKLNDVMARNMETALKKANTNVTTSLNLLIIAFLISLLAGLVIAFIITRSVVVPIKNIVKHAKEMAQGDFTSSMAEKLRKRTDEFGDLSREFDSLSDNTRLLVQSIKEQTGTLTSLGLDLSSNMTETAASINQISANIKSIKNQTINQSASVEESSSAMEQITRNIQQLDSHIEQQASNVSQSSSAIEEMLSNIQSVTQNLIRNTENMEELTKASSSGRTNLTVISADIRAVTKESEGLLEISSMIQSIASQTNLLSMNAAIEAAHAGDSGKGFAVVADEIRKLAESSGSQSKTISISLKKIKEAMDRISTSTEAVLIQFEDMDSKIKIVTQLGQEIQNAMDEQSSGSREIFEAIGLLNEITSQVKSGSGEMLKSSQQVIHESKTLNSITQEIANSMNEMSSGSEQIAIAVNSVNDISRSTKEAIETLGGEVDKFTI
- a CDS encoding FecCD family ABC transporter permease → MGEKKPVWVKNILLILLLVVLVFGSLLLGRYPKPGFIGLDEAIRNPIAWNIILNLRLPRIIAAVILGSTLALTGLVFQTILGNPLVEPGILGVSQGAAFGAGLMIVLNVKSPLALPFSAALFSLLALGLAWSLAKAIRFGGWIIRLILSGIIVSAVFSSGLGILKYLADPRSQLQEITFWMMGGLSGIGWTELKYLIPFTVPVLILIFILRWRLNLLSMGDRTAHSLGISPILEKNIFLFMAVLATAAVVSYCGIIGWIGLIIPHIARRVAGSDTAKSVPTALITGGIFALISDDTARTISTGEIPLGILTSLAGALIFTLLMVFSPLRRHL
- a CDS encoding methyl-accepting chemotaxis protein, whose amino-acid sequence is MIHSITDQITSSIESICHDLILEGYEKELGSVTETAAGILSALNDVDSLTEEEKKDLSVKIMDPVRFDGDGYFYAYEKGSGINFIHGQTPSNEGKNLWDLQSPDGSQYIIRELDKNASAGEMFLKFYWSKPGEDPQTMFPKLGTSKMVNNTNLWIGTGAYIDDVDSSLAVISTKLETIFIDVRNKFIILFLGAFLVLITFIFIRITRSLHPISLLATFMDKTKGMDFSIGFKSNQKALFLDQTHILANSFNQIIDRISFFMNQLKQRIRTINLKSENLENEIAQNLRDMKEMNNSFSTMRELYSQQEEYRMLSEDSVLSMNENISELDISLNNQMTAMNSSTSAIEEMAAGISSINQLTVRSEETISAMEQSSEQGIESLSTVSSLISEILSESGKLLEANELISNISSQTNLLSMNAAIEAAHAGEAGKGFSVVAEEIRKLAELSADQSLIVQKNIQSITGTIEEASKAAGQTDTGFHDVRQNIKNVAQVFSQIGSSAKELNEGSLLILKSLETIQEVSNQVKSFAAEILELKDSISEAVHKQKTAGTATAESVSSIEKKIEELGESLTRIENISKENYSEILEISQNASEFKTKEVL
- a CDS encoding amino acid ABC transporter permease, with the translated sequence MNLDYSVVINKIPNLLNGCLVTLEISLASLLIGMLIGIVLALFRLSSIKLFRAFSMAYIWVVRGTPLLVQLFILYFGLPQLGIEMSSMTAGILGIGLNTAAYISEIIRSGIIAIDTGQMEAAESLGMSYPKAMIRIIAPQVIRIIVPSLLNQFIITLKNSSIASLVTITELMRAGNQIIYSTFRSFEVYTVVALLYLIMCSALMVLSKYVEKKLETEK
- a CDS encoding nucleoside-triphosphatase → MKRFILTGDREAGKTTFCRSLYKKARTREMTVAGIITLTSRKDELRALDLFSSETRRLAEFNKSFQVMTNQGNRELSTRQWIFDPSAITWGNSQIMKTPKCNLFILDEAGILEFEREQGWTAGLSRIDLQKDDCSIVVVRPELISQALERWIDSEVLMIDKDRNPHHEEALMMRILANRY